In one Carassius auratus strain Wakin unplaced genomic scaffold, ASM336829v1 scaf_tig00031265, whole genome shotgun sequence genomic region, the following are encoded:
- the LOC113080416 gene encoding uncharacterized protein LOC113080416: MISYTDRFAQSRCISNKLLNALISHVKDHVVYDNDTHLQDTSLECSNAAPFIQRSEARLRGKMKTKMFMVFAVSAFLWHVVSGPDRVSVSAMEGDSVTLHTDVKINQQEKIHWYFNDIRIAQISGDLKICTDDQCVGTERFRDRLKLDNQTGSLTITNITNTDSGLYKLVILRSSSDSETIFNIFIGVSAAEREEVKEGESVTLDPGETKSPNDVKKLYFNDTLIAEITGDQSKICRDDQCDEIFRDRLKLDHQTGFLTITDIRITDSGLYELQINSRRSSIMRSFRVTVSGENFRAHHF, translated from the exons ATGATATCATATACCGATCGGTTTGCGCAGAGCCGATGCATCTCCAACAAGCTGTTGAATGCGCTTATTTCACACGTGAAGGATCACGTGGTCTATGACAACGACACTCACCTCCAGGACACCTCTCTGGAGTGCAGCAATGCTGCTCCATTCATTCAAAGATCCGAAGCACGTTTGAGAGGAAAGATGAAGACAAAGATGTTCATGGTGTTTGCAGTTTCAGCATTTTTATGGCACG TTGTGTCTGGTCCAGATAGAGTCTCCGTGTCagcgatggagggagattcagtcactctacacactgatgttaaaataaaccaacaaGAAAAGATTCAttggtattttaatgacattcgCATCGCTCAAATCAGTGGAGATCTCAAAATCTGTACAGATGATCAGTGTGTAGgcactgagagattcagagacagactgaagctggacaatcagactggatctctgaccatcactaacatcacaaacacagactctggactttataaactagtCATACTACGCAGCAGCAGCGACAGTGAAACAATCTTCAATATTTTCATTG gtgtttctgcTGCTGAACGAGAAgaagtgaaggagggagaatctgtcactttagatcctgGTGAAACTAAAAGCCCAAATGATGTgaagaaattgtattttaatgacactctcatcgctgaaatcactggagatcagagtaagatctgtagAGATGATCAGTGTGATGagatattcagagacagactgaagctggatcatcagactggattcctcaccatcacagacatcagaatcacagactctggactttatgaactACAGATCAACAGCCGCAGATCCAGCATCATGAGGAGCTTCAGAGTTACTGTCTCTGGTGAGAATTTCAGAGCACATCATTTTTAA